The Streptococcus sp. oral taxon 431 nucleotide sequence ACTATCAGACAGTCGTTGTTGTCACTCATCGAATGCTGATACGGCAGTTTGTGGCAAATGAGAAGATTGATTTTTGCCAAGTGATTGAGTGTGAGATAGAGATATAGAAAGAGGTTTATCATCGCAAAGAAAAAAGCGACATTTGTATGTCAAAATTGTGGATATAATTCACCCAAGTATCTAGGGCGCTGTCCAAACTGTGGGTCTTGGTCTTCTTTTGTAGAAGAGGTTGAGGTTGCCGAGGTCAAAAATGCGCGTGTGTCCTTGACAGGGGAGAAAACCAAGCCCATGAAACTGGCTGAAGTGACCTCCATCAATGTCAATCGAACAAAGACCGAGATGGAGGAGTTCAATCGTGTGCTTGGAGGCGGAGTGGTACCAGGAAGTCTTGTCCTTATCGGTGGGGATCCTGGGATTGGGAAATCTACGCTTCTCTTACAAGTCTCAACCCAGCTGTCTCAAGTAGGGACAGTTCTCTATGTCAGTGGGGAGGAGTCTGCTCAGCAAATCAAACTCCGTGCAGAGCGTTTAGGTGATATTGATAGCGAGTTTTATCTCTATGCAGAGACCAATATGCAGAGCGTGCGGGCAGAAATAGAGAGAATTCAGCCAGATTTTCTCATCATCGACTCTATCCAGACCATCATGTCTCCTGAGATTTCTGGAGTTCAAGGTTCTGTGTCTCAGGTGCGTGAGGTGACTGCAGAACTCATGCAGCTGGCCAAAACCAATAACATTGCTATCTTTATCGTAGGGCATGTGACCAAGGAAGGAACCTTGGCGGGTCCTCGTATGTTGGAGCATATGGTGGATACGGTGCTTTACTTTGAAGGGGAGCGCCACCATACCTTCCGTATCTTGAGAGCAGTCAAGAACCGTTTTGGCTCGACAAATGAAATTGGGATTTTTGAGATGCAATCAGGTGGCTTGGTTGAGGTGCTCAATCCGAGTCAAGTTTTTCTAGAAGAGCGTTTGGATGGGGCCACTGGTTCATCAATCGTGGTAACTATGGAAGGGACACGTCCGATTTTGGCGGAGGTTCAAGCCTTGGTGACACCGACTATGTTTGGAAATGCCAAGCGGACTACAACAGGCCTTGATTTCAATCGTGCTAGCTTGATTATGGCTGTTTTGGAGAAACGGGCAGGCTTGCTCCTTCAAAATCAGGATGCTTATCTTAAATCAGCTGGAGGTGTCAAATTAGATGAGCCTGCTATTGATTTGGCAGTTGCGGTTGCTATAGCTTCGAGCTATAAGGACAAGCCAACCAATCCTCAGGAATGTTTTGTAGGAGAATTAGGTTTGACTGGAGAAATTCGGCGCGTGAATCGTATCGAGCAGCGTATCAATGAAGCAGCGAAACTTGGATTTACAAAAATCTATGTACCGAAAAATTCCTTGCCTGGAATCAAACCGCCTAAGGAAATTCAGGTGATCGGAGTGACGACTATCGGAGAAGTCTTGAAAAAAGTATTTTCCTAATAGTCTTACTCAGTTTTAGATTGCAAAACACTTTATAGCCAATATTTATTAAAAACAAGGAGGAATTTCTGATGAAATTTTCTATGGATAGTCAAATGCAATTTCCTTTGGTAGAGTTTTCACTCAATCAAGGAGAAACCGTCTATATCCAGCGGGGTAGCATGGTCTACCACACACCCAATGTAAGTCTCAATACCCAGCTCAATGCTAGCGGTTCTGGTTTAGGACGATTTGTCAAAGCCGTGGGACGTTCCATGGTTTCTGGCGAAAGTACTTTTATTACTCAAGCTGTTGCGGAGTCTGACAACGGCAACCTTGCTCTAGCACCAGATACTCCTGGTCAAGTGATTGCTCTTGAGTTAGGTGAAAATCAGTACAGATTGAATGATGGGGCCTTTCTGGCTCTTGATGGTACGGCTTTCTATACAATGGAGCACCAATCTATTGGGAAAGCACTTTTCGGGGGTCAAGGTGGTCTTTTCGTAATGACTACTCAAGGTCAGG carries:
- a CDS encoding TIGR00266 family protein — protein: MKFSMDSQMQFPLVEFSLNQGETVYIQRGSMVYHTPNVSLNTQLNASGSGLGRFVKAVGRSMVSGESTFITQAVAESDNGNLALAPDTPGQVIALELGENQYRLNDGAFLALDGTAFYTMEHQSIGKALFGGQGGLFVMTTQGQGTLLANAFGSIKKIELQNQEITIDNAHVIAWSQSLDYHIHLENGFWQSIGTGEGVVNTFRGTGEVYVQSLNLQSFAGSLNKYIQKGS
- the radA gene encoding DNA repair protein RadA; amino-acid sequence: MIAKKKATFVCQNCGYNSPKYLGRCPNCGSWSSFVEEVEVAEVKNARVSLTGEKTKPMKLAEVTSINVNRTKTEMEEFNRVLGGGVVPGSLVLIGGDPGIGKSTLLLQVSTQLSQVGTVLYVSGEESAQQIKLRAERLGDIDSEFYLYAETNMQSVRAEIERIQPDFLIIDSIQTIMSPEISGVQGSVSQVREVTAELMQLAKTNNIAIFIVGHVTKEGTLAGPRMLEHMVDTVLYFEGERHHTFRILRAVKNRFGSTNEIGIFEMQSGGLVEVLNPSQVFLEERLDGATGSSIVVTMEGTRPILAEVQALVTPTMFGNAKRTTTGLDFNRASLIMAVLEKRAGLLLQNQDAYLKSAGGVKLDEPAIDLAVAVAIASSYKDKPTNPQECFVGELGLTGEIRRVNRIEQRINEAAKLGFTKIYVPKNSLPGIKPPKEIQVIGVTTIGEVLKKVFS